Proteins encoded in a region of the Mycobacterium branderi genome:
- a CDS encoding alpha/beta hydrolase, translating into MLAMWRMRRLSSALFSFALLQALAVAPVYATPEPDAGQAPRPAAATWGSCGQFVEDVSDIPTARCTTVAVPVDYSAPGGAHVQLAVIRIPASGPRLGSLLVNPGGPGASAVDTVAGMGAALADSELARRFDLVGFDPRGVGHSTPTLRCRTDAEFDAYRREPMVDYSPAGVAHIEQIYRQLAQQCADRMGAAFLRNVGTELVARDMDVVRQALGDEQINYLGFSYGTELGTAYVERFGNHVRSMVLDGAIDPTVGPIDENVNQEAGFQTAFNDYAADCARSPACPLGTDPAKWVARYHQLVDPLVGKPGKTADPRGLSYADATTGTINALYAPQHWKYLTSGLLGLQHGTDAGDLLMLADDYNGRDDDGHYDNSQDAFNAVRCVDAPSPTDAASWVDADRRIRQVAPFLSYGQFTGYAPRDLCALWPAPATSSPHPAAPVGAGKVVVVSTTHDPATPYQSGVNLARQLGAPLISYNGTQHTAVLNGNRCVDTAVTRYFVDGVSPGSLQC; encoded by the coding sequence TTGCTGGCCATGTGGCGCATGAGACGGCTGAGCTCTGCGCTGTTTTCGTTCGCCTTGCTGCAGGCGCTTGCCGTCGCGCCGGTGTACGCCACCCCCGAGCCCGATGCCGGGCAGGCACCCCGACCGGCGGCGGCGACCTGGGGCAGCTGCGGCCAGTTCGTGGAGGACGTCAGCGACATCCCCACCGCGCGTTGCACCACGGTCGCGGTGCCCGTCGACTACAGCGCACCCGGCGGCGCCCACGTTCAGCTCGCAGTGATTCGCATTCCGGCAAGCGGCCCGCGGCTCGGCTCGCTCTTGGTGAATCCGGGCGGTCCGGGAGCGTCGGCCGTCGACACCGTGGCCGGCATGGGCGCCGCTCTGGCGGACAGCGAGCTCGCCCGCCGCTTCGACCTCGTGGGGTTCGACCCGCGCGGGGTCGGCCACTCCACCCCGACGCTGCGCTGCCGCACCGACGCCGAATTCGACGCTTACCGCCGCGAACCGATGGTCGACTACAGCCCCGCCGGGGTGGCCCACATCGAGCAGATCTACCGGCAGCTGGCCCAGCAATGCGCCGACCGGATGGGCGCAGCGTTTCTGCGGAACGTCGGAACCGAGTTAGTGGCGCGCGACATGGATGTGGTCCGGCAGGCGCTGGGCGACGAGCAGATCAACTACCTGGGCTTCAGCTACGGCACCGAGCTGGGCACGGCCTACGTCGAGCGGTTCGGCAACCATGTTCGGTCGATGGTGCTCGACGGCGCCATCGACCCCACCGTCGGGCCGATCGACGAGAACGTCAACCAGGAAGCCGGCTTCCAAACCGCGTTCAACGACTACGCGGCCGACTGCGCCCGCTCGCCGGCCTGCCCCCTGGGCACCGACCCGGCCAAGTGGGTCGCCCGCTACCACCAGCTGGTCGACCCGCTCGTCGGCAAGCCGGGCAAGACGGCGGACCCGCGCGGCCTGAGCTACGCCGACGCCACCACCGGCACCATCAACGCGCTCTACGCCCCGCAGCATTGGAAATACCTGACCAGCGGGCTGCTGGGTCTGCAGCACGGCACCGACGCCGGTGACCTGCTGATGCTGGCCGACGACTACAACGGGCGCGACGACGACGGCCACTACGACAACTCCCAGGACGCGTTCAACGCGGTCCGCTGCGTCGATGCGCCGTCGCCGACCGATGCGGCCTCGTGGGTGGACGCCGACCGCCGGATCCGGCAGGTCGCGCCGTTCCTGTCCTACGGGCAGTTCACCGGGTACGCGCCACGCGACTTGTGCGCACTGTGGCCGGCACCGGCCACGTCGTCGCCGCATCCGGCCGCGCCGGTGGGGGCGGGCAAGGTCGTCGTCGTCTCGACCACCCACGACCCCGCCACGCCGTATCAGTCCGGGGTCAACCTGGCCCGCCAGCTCGGCGCCCCGCTGATCAGCTATAACGGCACCCAGCACACCGCCGTGTTGAACGGCAACCGCTGCGTGGACACCGCAGTCACGCGTTATTTCGTCGACGGGGTGTCTCCGGGCAGCCTGCAGTGCTAA
- the panB gene encoding 3-methyl-2-oxobutanoate hydroxymethyltransferase, with the protein MSEHAVYGGASGAAPRAKTRIHHLQKMKAEGHKWAMLTAYDYSTARIFDDAGIPVLLVGDSAANVVYGYDSTVPISIDELIPLVRGVVRGAPHALVVADLPFGSYEADPTAALASATRFMKEAGAHAVKLEGGERVAEQIATLTAAGIPVMAHIGFTPQSVNTLGGFRVQGRGDAAEQTIADAIAVAEAGAFAVVMEMVPAELATQITGKLTIPTVGIGAGPNCDAQVLVWQDMAGLTSGKTARFVKRFGDVGGELRRAATQYAQEVAGGVFPADEHSF; encoded by the coding sequence ATGTCTGAGCACGCTGTTTACGGTGGCGCGTCCGGTGCCGCGCCGCGAGCCAAGACCCGCATCCACCACCTGCAGAAGATGAAGGCCGAGGGCCACAAGTGGGCCATGCTGACGGCCTACGACTACTCCACCGCACGGATTTTCGACGACGCCGGCATTCCGGTACTGCTGGTCGGTGACTCCGCCGCCAATGTCGTCTACGGCTACGACAGCACGGTGCCCATCAGCATCGACGAGCTGATCCCGCTGGTCCGCGGCGTGGTGCGGGGCGCGCCCCACGCGCTGGTGGTCGCGGACCTGCCGTTCGGCAGCTACGAGGCAGACCCCACCGCGGCGCTGGCCAGCGCCACTCGGTTCATGAAGGAAGCCGGTGCGCACGCGGTCAAACTCGAAGGCGGCGAGCGGGTCGCCGAGCAAATCGCGACGCTCACCGCGGCCGGCATCCCCGTGATGGCGCACATCGGCTTTACCCCGCAAAGCGTCAACACCCTTGGCGGTTTTCGGGTGCAAGGCCGCGGCGACGCCGCCGAACAGACCATCGCCGACGCGATCGCGGTCGCCGAAGCCGGTGCGTTCGCCGTGGTGATGGAGATGGTGCCGGCCGAGTTGGCCACCCAGATCACCGGCAAGTTGACCATCCCGACTGTCGGGATCGGGGCCGGGCCCAACTGCGACGCCCAGGTGCTGGTCTGGCAGGACATGGCCGGGCTCACCAGCGGCAAGACGGCCCGCTTCGTCAAGCGGTTCGGCGATGTCGGAGGCGAATTACGCCGTGCTGCAACGCAATACGCACAAGAGGTGGCCGGCGGCGTTTTTCCCGCCGACGAGCACAGTTTCTGA
- the glnA gene encoding type I glutamate--ammonia ligase produces the protein MDRQKEFVLRTLEERDIRFVRLWFTDVLGFLKSVAIAPAELEGAFEEGIGFDGSSIEGFARVSEADMVAHPDPSTFQVLPWTTSTGHHHSARMFCDITMPDGSPSWADPRHVLRRQLGKANELGFSCYVHPEIEFFLLQPGPDDGRPPVPADDAGYFDQAIHDSASNFRRRVVEALESMGISVEFTHHEGAPGQQEIDLRFADALSMADNVMTFRYLIKEVALEEGVRASFMPKPFGQFPGSAMHTHMSLFEGEVNAFHSPDDPLQLSDVAKSFIAGILEHASEISAVTNQWVNSYKRLVHGGEAPTAASWGAANRSALVRIPMYSPHKTSSRRIEVRSPDSACNPYLTFAVLLAAGLRGVEKGYALGPQAEDNVWDLTAEERRAMGYRELPSSLDSALRAMESSELVAEALGEHVFDFFLRNKRREWANYRSHVTPFELKTYLSL, from the coding sequence ATGGATCGACAGAAGGAATTCGTGCTCCGCACGCTGGAGGAACGGGACATCCGATTCGTCCGGCTGTGGTTCACCGACGTGCTCGGTTTCCTCAAGTCGGTCGCGATCGCTCCGGCCGAACTCGAGGGCGCCTTCGAGGAGGGCATCGGCTTCGACGGTTCCTCGATCGAGGGGTTCGCCCGGGTTTCGGAAGCCGACATGGTTGCCCATCCCGACCCGTCGACCTTCCAGGTGCTGCCCTGGACCACCAGCACCGGACATCACCACTCGGCCCGAATGTTCTGCGACATCACCATGCCCGACGGCTCGCCGTCGTGGGCGGACCCGCGGCACGTGCTGCGCCGTCAGCTCGGCAAAGCCAACGAGCTCGGCTTTTCCTGCTACGTGCACCCCGAGATCGAATTCTTCCTGCTGCAACCCGGTCCCGACGACGGGCGGCCGCCCGTCCCGGCCGACGACGCCGGCTACTTCGACCAAGCCATTCACGACTCCGCGTCGAACTTCCGTCGCCGGGTCGTCGAAGCGCTCGAATCCATGGGCATCTCGGTGGAGTTCACCCACCACGAAGGCGCGCCGGGTCAGCAAGAGATCGACCTTCGCTTCGCCGACGCGCTGTCGATGGCCGACAACGTGATGACGTTCCGTTACCTGATCAAGGAAGTCGCGCTGGAGGAGGGCGTGCGGGCATCGTTCATGCCCAAGCCGTTCGGGCAGTTCCCCGGCTCGGCGATGCACACCCACATGAGCCTGTTCGAAGGTGAGGTCAACGCCTTCCACAGCCCCGACGACCCGCTGCAACTGTCGGATGTCGCGAAGTCGTTCATCGCCGGGATCCTCGAGCACGCCAGCGAGATCAGCGCGGTCACCAACCAATGGGTCAACTCCTACAAGCGGCTGGTGCACGGCGGCGAGGCGCCCACCGCCGCGTCCTGGGGAGCGGCCAACCGGTCGGCGCTGGTACGGATTCCGATGTACAGCCCGCACAAGACGTCGTCGCGGCGCATCGAGGTGCGCAGCCCCGACTCAGCGTGCAACCCCTACCTGACCTTCGCGGTGCTGCTGGCCGCCGGGCTGCGCGGCGTGGAAAAGGGTTACGCGCTGGGCCCGCAGGCCGAGGACAACGTGTGGGACCTGACGGCCGAGGAGCGCCGCGCGATGGGCTACCGGGAGTTGCCGTCGAGCCTGGACAGTGCGCTGCGAGCCATGGAGAGCTCCGAGTTGGTCGCTGAAGCGTTGGGGGAGCACGTATTCGACTTCTTCCTGCGCAACAAGCGCCGGGAGTGGGCCAACTACCGCAGCCACGTCACGCCGTTCGAGCTCAAGACGTATCTCTCGCTGTAA
- a CDS encoding WS/DGAT/MGAT family O-acyltransferase, with protein MQRLSGLDASFLYLETPSQPLHVCSILELDTSTMPGGYSFDRLRDELAVRIKAMPQFREKLADSAFNLDHPVWVDDDTFDISRHLHRIGLPPPGGRIELSEICGHIAALPLDRSRPLWEMWVIEGVAGTDAQQNGRLALMTKVHHACVDGVTGANLMSQLCSTEADAPPPEPVDGVGGANSVQIAVSGLAKFATRPLHLANVLPNTAASVVKTVARARSGQAMARPFAAPRTTFNASITAHRNIAYAQLDLGDIKKVKDHFNVKVNDVVMALVSGVLRQFLLDRGELPESSLVAMVPVSVHGRSDRPGRNQVSGMFSSLQTHIADPAERIKAIAEANSVAKQHSSAISATLLQDWSQFAAPAVFGLAMRAYAKTRLTRSRPVHNLVVSNVPGPQMPLYLLGCEVKAMYPLGPIFHGSGLNITVMSLNGKLDAGLIACPELVPDLWELADDFVVGMEELLLATR; from the coding sequence ATGCAGCGGCTCAGCGGACTCGACGCCAGTTTTCTGTACCTGGAAACGCCCTCCCAGCCGTTGCATGTGTGCTCGATCCTGGAGCTCGACACCTCGACGATGCCGGGCGGTTACAGCTTCGACCGGCTGCGCGACGAATTGGCGGTCCGGATCAAGGCGATGCCGCAGTTCCGCGAGAAGCTGGCCGACAGTGCGTTCAACCTCGACCACCCCGTCTGGGTCGACGACGACACCTTCGACATCAGCCGGCATCTGCATCGCATCGGGCTGCCGCCGCCAGGCGGCCGGATCGAACTGTCCGAGATCTGCGGTCACATCGCGGCCCTGCCGCTGGACCGCAGCCGACCCTTGTGGGAGATGTGGGTCATCGAGGGCGTCGCGGGCACCGATGCCCAGCAGAACGGCCGGCTGGCCTTGATGACCAAGGTCCACCACGCCTGCGTCGACGGCGTGACCGGCGCGAACCTGATGTCGCAGCTCTGCAGCACCGAAGCCGACGCGCCGCCACCGGAACCGGTGGACGGCGTCGGCGGCGCCAACTCGGTGCAGATCGCAGTGAGCGGGCTGGCGAAGTTCGCGACGCGCCCACTGCACCTGGCCAACGTGTTGCCCAACACGGCGGCCTCGGTGGTGAAGACGGTGGCGCGGGCGCGCAGTGGCCAGGCGATGGCACGGCCATTCGCGGCACCGCGAACCACCTTCAACGCCAGCATCACCGCGCACCGCAACATCGCCTACGCGCAGCTGGATCTCGGGGACATCAAGAAGGTCAAGGACCACTTCAACGTCAAAGTCAACGACGTGGTGATGGCGTTGGTGTCCGGGGTGCTGCGCCAATTTCTGCTTGACCGCGGCGAATTGCCCGAGTCGTCGTTGGTGGCGATGGTGCCGGTGTCGGTGCACGGCAGGTCCGACCGGCCCGGCCGCAACCAGGTTTCCGGGATGTTCTCCAGTCTGCAAACGCACATCGCCGATCCGGCCGAACGCATCAAGGCCATCGCTGAGGCGAATTCGGTTGCCAAACAACACAGTTCGGCGATCAGCGCCACGCTCTTGCAGGACTGGTCGCAGTTCGCCGCGCCGGCGGTGTTCGGCCTGGCGATGCGGGCCTATGCCAAGACCCGACTGACCCGCAGCCGCCCGGTGCACAACCTGGTGGTGTCCAATGTTCCCGGCCCGCAGATGCCGCTGTACCTGCTGGGCTGCGAGGTCAAGGCGATGTATCCGCTGGGCCCGATATTCCACGGCTCGGGGCTCAACATCACCGTCATGTCGCTAAACGGCAAGCTGGACGCCGGATTGATCGCCTGCCCGGAGCTGGTGCCGGACTTGTGGGAATTGGCCGACGACTTTGTCGTCGGGATGGAAGAACTGCTTCTCGCGACCCGGTAG
- a CDS encoding CYTH and CHAD domain-containing protein: protein MPVKAPSTSRQVEVERKFDVAESTLPPSFGAIPVIGRIEKRPPQTLDAQYFDTPDHDLASHRITLRRRTGGTDAGWHLKLPAGPDARTEVRAPLSDTVPDDLRDVVLAIVRDRPLRPVARITTHREVQLLSGADGEPLAEFCDDRVTASSDDLCSEQRWREWELELAGSDTKLLDLLSARLIDAGATPARHASKLARVLDGHDGQQLPADPLRRAVAEQVEQLIVWDRAVRADVDDAVHQMRVATRKIRSLLRASPESFGVSDDTSVLDQLRELAAVLGEARDAEVLAERYRAALDRLPPELVRGRVRERLVDDASDRYRAGLRRSLEAMRSPQYFRLLDALEALVAEPAATGPGQKPAVDAGYRRVRKAAKTAAKTPEEGRDAALHRIRKRAKRLRYTATAVGVSKVARRAEAIQSLLGEHQDSVVSRIHLQQQADAASAAGEDTFTYGLLYQQEADLADSCRRQLPKALHKLDKAVRKKLR, encoded by the coding sequence ATGCCGGTGAAGGCCCCCAGCACGTCGCGCCAGGTGGAGGTGGAGCGCAAGTTCGACGTCGCCGAGTCGACGTTGCCGCCGTCGTTCGGTGCCATCCCGGTGATCGGCCGGATCGAAAAGCGACCACCGCAGACGCTGGACGCCCAGTATTTCGATACGCCCGACCATGACCTTGCGTCGCATCGAATCACGTTGCGCCGCCGCACCGGCGGCACCGACGCCGGATGGCATCTGAAATTGCCGGCCGGCCCCGACGCGCGCACCGAGGTTCGGGCGCCGCTGAGCGACACGGTGCCCGACGACTTGCGAGACGTGGTGCTGGCCATCGTGCGGGATCGCCCGCTGCGGCCGGTGGCGCGAATCACGACGCACCGGGAAGTCCAGCTGCTGTCCGGCGCCGACGGCGAGCCGCTGGCCGAGTTCTGCGACGACCGCGTCACCGCATCGTCGGACGATCTCTGCAGCGAACAGCGTTGGCGCGAATGGGAACTCGAACTAGCGGGATCCGACACGAAACTGCTGGACTTGCTAAGCGCCCGGCTGATTGACGCCGGAGCAACACCGGCGCGGCATGCGTCGAAGTTGGCGCGGGTGCTCGATGGGCACGACGGGCAGCAGCTACCCGCCGATCCGCTGCGGCGGGCAGTGGCCGAGCAGGTCGAGCAGTTGATTGTCTGGGATCGCGCCGTGCGCGCCGACGTCGACGACGCCGTGCACCAGATGCGGGTGGCGACCCGCAAGATTCGCAGCCTGTTGCGGGCCTCGCCGGAGTCGTTCGGGGTGTCCGACGACACGTCGGTGCTCGACCAGCTGCGCGAGCTGGCTGCCGTACTGGGCGAAGCCCGCGACGCCGAGGTGTTGGCGGAACGTTACCGGGCGGCGCTCGACCGGCTGCCGCCTGAGTTGGTGCGCGGACGCGTCCGGGAACGTCTGGTCGACGACGCGTCGGACCGCTACCGGGCGGGGCTGCGGCGGTCGTTGGAGGCGATGCGCTCGCCGCAATACTTCCGGCTGCTCGACGCACTGGAGGCGTTGGTTGCCGAACCCGCGGCGACCGGCCCCGGCCAGAAGCCGGCGGTCGACGCCGGCTATCGACGAGTACGCAAAGCAGCCAAGACCGCGGCGAAGACGCCCGAGGAGGGCCGCGATGCGGCGTTGCACCGGATCCGCAAGCGCGCCAAGCGACTTCGGTACACAGCGACCGCCGTCGGCGTGTCGAAGGTGGCGCGACGGGCGGAGGCGATTCAGTCCTTGCTCGGCGAGCACCAGGACAGCGTGGTCAGCCGAATACATTTGCAGCAACAGGCCGATGCCGCGAGCGCGGCCGGCGAGGACACCTTCACCTACGGCCTGCTGTATCAGCAGGAAGCCGATTTGGCCGACAGTTGTCGTCGGCAATTGCCCAAGGCGCTGCACAAACTCGACAAGGCGGTGCGCAAGAAACTGCGCTAG
- a CDS encoding alpha/beta hydrolase yields MDMGLPRRDAIARTTLIWTALAAIVLTVASCTHVVGGRPRMAGPKIGQPLEWGQCRVSGGTSVKLPAGAQCGKIAVPVDYDHLDGDATTLAMMRFPATGDKIGSLVINPGGPGESGIEAAVGLMQSLPPQVRERFDLVGFDPRGVASSRPAIWCNSDADNDRLRTEPQVDYSPAGVAHIEDETKQFVQRCIDKMGKKFLANVGTVNVARDLDAIRDALGDDKLTYLGYSYGTRIGSAYAEAYPQNVRAMILDGAVDPNADPIEADLRQAKGFQDAFNDYAAECAKAPNCPLGTDPAKAVDVYHNLVNPLVDPANPMKSRPAHTKDPRGLSYSDAIVGTIMALYSPTLWHHLTTGLTELESHRGDTLLALADMYMRRDSHGHYTNASDARVAINCVDQPPVKDRAKVIDEDRRSREIAPFMSYGKFTGDAPLGTCAFWPVPPTSKPHSISAPGLPPTVVVSTTHDPATPYKAGVDLAKQLHGALLTFDGTQHTVVFQGNACIDDYATDYLIKGTTPPQGAKC; encoded by the coding sequence GTGGACATGGGCCTGCCTCGCCGCGACGCGATCGCGCGCACGACGTTGATCTGGACCGCATTGGCCGCGATCGTGCTCACCGTGGCGAGCTGCACACACGTCGTCGGCGGCCGCCCGCGGATGGCCGGGCCGAAAATCGGTCAGCCGCTGGAGTGGGGACAGTGCCGGGTCTCCGGTGGCACCTCGGTCAAGCTGCCAGCCGGCGCGCAATGCGGCAAGATCGCCGTGCCGGTCGACTACGACCACCTCGACGGTGACGCCACGACGCTGGCAATGATGCGATTCCCGGCGACCGGCGACAAGATCGGCTCGCTGGTGATCAATCCCGGCGGCCCGGGTGAATCCGGGATCGAGGCGGCCGTGGGCCTCATGCAGTCGCTGCCGCCCCAGGTCCGCGAGCGGTTCGACCTGGTCGGCTTCGACCCGCGCGGAGTGGCGTCGTCGCGTCCGGCAATCTGGTGCAACTCCGACGCCGACAACGACCGGTTGCGCACCGAACCTCAGGTGGATTACAGCCCGGCGGGCGTGGCGCACATCGAAGACGAGACCAAGCAGTTCGTGCAGCGTTGTATCGACAAGATGGGCAAGAAGTTCCTGGCGAACGTCGGAACCGTCAACGTCGCACGCGATCTGGACGCGATCCGCGACGCGTTGGGCGACGACAAGCTGACCTACCTGGGCTACTCGTATGGCACGCGGATCGGGTCGGCCTACGCCGAGGCCTACCCGCAGAACGTGCGGGCGATGATCCTGGACGGGGCCGTCGACCCCAACGCGGACCCGATCGAGGCAGATTTGCGGCAAGCCAAGGGTTTTCAGGACGCATTCAACGACTACGCCGCCGAATGCGCCAAGGCCCCGAATTGTCCGCTGGGCACCGACCCGGCCAAAGCGGTCGACGTCTACCACAACCTGGTGAATCCGCTTGTCGATCCGGCCAATCCGATGAAGAGCAGGCCGGCGCACACCAAAGACCCGCGCGGCCTCAGTTACAGCGACGCCATCGTCGGCACCATCATGGCGTTGTACTCGCCGACCCTGTGGCACCATCTGACCACCGGCCTGACCGAGCTGGAAAGCCATCGGGGCGACACACTGCTGGCGCTGGCCGACATGTACATGCGCCGGGATTCGCACGGCCACTACACCAACGCCAGCGACGCGCGGGTGGCGATCAACTGCGTCGACCAGCCGCCGGTCAAGGATCGCGCCAAGGTCATCGACGAGGACCGCCGCTCCCGCGAGATCGCGCCGTTCATGAGCTACGGCAAGTTCACCGGCGACGCGCCGCTGGGCACCTGTGCGTTTTGGCCGGTGCCGCCGACGAGCAAACCGCACTCCATTTCCGCGCCGGGCCTGCCGCCGACTGTGGTGGTGTCGACCACCCACGACCCGGCGACGCCGTACAAGGCCGGTGTCGACCTCGCCAAGCAGCTGCATGGCGCCCTGCTCACCTTCGACGGGACCCAGCACACGGTGGTTTTCCAGGGCAACGCCTGCATCGACGACTACGCGACGGACTATCTGATCAAGGGCACCACGCCGCCCCAGGGCGCGAAATGCTAA